One window of Leifsonia sp. AK011 genomic DNA carries:
- a CDS encoding phosphotransferase codes for MARSHLTLAALAASAVPGLDAVAAAPFGAGDGDFDSAVITARDGSHWLIRVPRNPRAEAEQSADLVALRALSQGVRARLPFGVANFAGQVPVDGTRAIVSTFVYGAKVPVSAWDSTLAASVGSAIGALHALPSSVVADAGLPTLTAGECQRSCMTVADRAAATGLVPASLVGRWERALEDAKLWQFQPAVIHGALTSDVVLSSDGTVTGILSWHDLRVGDPARDLQFVLGSRDQGIVDSALAAYQRSRGAHDRQLMERARLYSELELAQWLLHGTETRNSEITDDAVELLTGLADSLRDDVMDQIGAKTMPTMAVDEVEAMLDRTRRAV; via the coding sequence ATGGCGAGATCCCATCTCACTCTAGCCGCGCTGGCGGCCTCGGCAGTGCCCGGCCTCGATGCCGTGGCAGCTGCTCCCTTCGGCGCGGGCGATGGCGACTTCGACTCCGCCGTGATCACCGCACGCGACGGCTCCCACTGGCTGATTCGCGTCCCTCGCAACCCCCGCGCCGAGGCCGAGCAGTCCGCCGACCTCGTGGCACTCCGGGCTCTCAGCCAGGGAGTGCGGGCACGTCTGCCGTTCGGAGTTGCGAACTTCGCGGGGCAGGTTCCCGTCGACGGCACCCGCGCGATCGTGAGCACGTTTGTGTACGGCGCGAAGGTGCCCGTCTCCGCGTGGGACAGCACGCTCGCGGCATCCGTCGGCTCGGCCATCGGCGCTCTGCATGCTCTCCCCTCCAGCGTCGTCGCGGATGCCGGCCTGCCGACACTCACCGCTGGCGAATGCCAGCGGTCGTGCATGACCGTCGCCGACCGCGCCGCCGCGACCGGGCTCGTGCCCGCGTCCCTCGTCGGACGCTGGGAACGCGCACTGGAGGACGCCAAGCTGTGGCAGTTCCAGCCCGCCGTGATTCACGGGGCCCTGACATCCGACGTCGTGCTCTCCTCGGACGGCACCGTCACGGGCATTCTCAGCTGGCACGACCTTCGCGTCGGCGACCCCGCGCGCGACCTGCAGTTTGTGCTCGGGAGCCGGGACCAGGGAATCGTCGATTCGGCCCTCGCCGCCTACCAGCGCTCGCGCGGCGCTCACGACCGCCAGCTCATGGAACGTGCACGCCTGTACTCCGAGCTCGAACTCGCGCAGTGGCTGCTCCACGGCACGGAGACGCGCAACAGCGAGATCACGGATGACGCGGTCGAGCTGCTCACGGGCCTTGCCGACAGCCTGCGCGACGACGTCATGGACCAGATCGGTGCCAAGACGATGCCGACCATGGCCGTCGACGAGGTCGAGGCGATGCTCGATCGCACGCGTCGCGCCGTCTGA
- the nudC gene encoding NAD(+) diphosphatase: MSQHFLRNLPLSRFEVDRDHQGREREHLWEELWADPATRILPIFQGTALLAGPGQLALLPVAAVPEGETRVYLGRSTSTTSPEPAGTPVVAVELADARHLAESDWANLRKLGAVLSDRDAGLLTEALAILNWHDSHRFSPRTGEVTVPEKGGWVRRDPISGLEVFPRTDPAIIVGVTDATDRLLLGSNALWEPNRYSLLAGFVEPGESLEAAVLREIHEESGLRITDPVYLGSQPWPFPASLMVGFRARVEDGFTGAATPDGTEILDLRWFTRDELAASLGEILLPGPTSIARAIIEDWFGGPIDDGQA, translated from the coding sequence ATGTCGCAGCACTTCCTCCGGAACCTGCCGCTCTCGCGGTTCGAGGTCGACCGTGATCACCAGGGCCGGGAGCGGGAGCACCTGTGGGAGGAGCTCTGGGCTGACCCCGCGACGCGCATCCTGCCCATCTTCCAGGGAACCGCGCTGCTTGCGGGGCCGGGACAACTCGCGCTGCTGCCGGTCGCCGCTGTGCCCGAGGGGGAGACGCGCGTGTACCTCGGCCGCTCGACCTCCACGACGAGCCCCGAGCCCGCTGGCACCCCGGTCGTCGCTGTCGAGCTCGCCGACGCCCGGCATCTCGCCGAATCCGACTGGGCGAACCTCCGCAAGCTCGGTGCCGTTCTGAGTGACCGCGACGCAGGGCTCCTCACCGAGGCGCTCGCGATCCTCAACTGGCACGACTCGCACCGTTTCTCGCCCCGCACGGGCGAGGTGACCGTCCCCGAGAAGGGTGGTTGGGTGCGGCGGGACCCCATCAGCGGGCTCGAGGTATTCCCTCGTACCGACCCGGCGATCATCGTGGGCGTGACGGATGCCACGGACCGCCTGCTACTCGGATCGAACGCGCTCTGGGAACCCAATCGCTACAGCCTCCTCGCGGGCTTCGTCGAGCCGGGGGAGTCCCTCGAGGCGGCCGTGCTACGCGAGATCCACGAGGAGTCGGGTCTGCGCATCACCGACCCGGTGTACCTCGGCAGCCAGCCCTGGCCGTTCCCCGCGTCGCTCATGGTCGGATTCCGGGCTCGAGTGGAGGACGGCTTCACCGGCGCCGCCACGCCGGATGGCACGGAGATCCTCGACCTCCGCTGGTTCACGCGCGACGAGCTCGCGGCATCCCTCGGCGAGATCCTCCTTCCCGGGCCGACCTCGATCGCGCGCGCGATCATCGAGGACTGGTTCGGCGGCCCGATCGACGACGGCCAGGCGTGA
- a CDS encoding ATP-dependent helicase: MSDAARLLENLDDQQRVAAETLLGPVCLLAGAGTGKTRAVTHRIAYGVASGVYPPGRVMALTFTARAAGELRSRLRALGTEGVTARTFHASALSQLNFFWPQVIGGTMPRLLDSKARLLAHAADGLRLRLDTATLRDVAAEIEWRKTSRLTLAEYAARNRPAPPSLSADRVVDLQEAYERLKDERRQLDFEDVLLAAAGMIEAEPRVAQQVREQYRFFVVDEYQDVSPLQHDLLRLWLGSHSDVCVVGDVSQTIYTFAGASPDYLLGFGSEFSEATVLRLEHNYRSTPAIVSTANRLMRGRPGALELTATSAAGPEPTTTAYESDQAEAKGVAASIAAQLAAGVEASDIAVLFRINAQSQLLESALQDAGVPYQVRGATRFFEQREVVEAIMLLRGATVGAVTGPLERSVGDVLSSIGWSAEPPETAGAVRSRWESLDALMRLAREAPEGTSLRSFVEDLAERQAAQHEPTLSAVTLTTIHSAKGLEWESVYLVGLAEGLLPLSHAKDDAAIEEERRLLYVGITRARRSLALSWAGGSGGSRAARKPSRFLSILG, from the coding sequence GTGAGCGACGCAGCACGCCTCCTCGAGAACCTCGACGACCAGCAGCGGGTCGCCGCGGAGACCCTCCTTGGCCCGGTCTGCCTCCTCGCGGGAGCGGGCACGGGAAAGACCAGAGCAGTGACACACCGCATCGCCTACGGTGTCGCGAGCGGCGTCTACCCGCCCGGCCGGGTGATGGCGCTGACATTCACGGCTCGTGCCGCAGGGGAACTGCGCAGCAGGTTGCGCGCCCTCGGGACGGAGGGTGTGACCGCGCGCACCTTCCACGCGTCTGCACTCTCCCAGCTGAACTTCTTCTGGCCGCAGGTGATCGGCGGGACGATGCCCCGCCTGCTCGACAGCAAGGCGCGGCTCCTGGCCCACGCCGCCGACGGGCTGCGACTGCGGCTGGACACGGCGACGCTCCGCGACGTGGCCGCCGAGATCGAGTGGCGCAAGACCTCGCGGCTGACTCTCGCCGAGTACGCGGCGCGCAATCGCCCGGCGCCTCCTTCTCTCAGTGCCGATCGCGTCGTCGACCTGCAGGAGGCCTACGAGCGCCTCAAGGACGAGCGCCGCCAGCTCGACTTCGAGGATGTGCTGCTCGCGGCGGCCGGAATGATCGAGGCCGAGCCACGAGTCGCCCAGCAGGTGCGGGAGCAGTACCGGTTCTTCGTGGTCGACGAGTACCAGGACGTCTCGCCCCTCCAGCACGACCTGCTCCGGCTCTGGCTCGGCTCGCACAGCGACGTGTGCGTCGTCGGTGACGTGAGCCAGACCATCTACACGTTCGCGGGCGCGAGCCCCGACTACCTCCTCGGCTTCGGCTCGGAGTTCAGTGAGGCGACGGTGCTCCGGCTGGAGCACAACTACCGTTCGACACCTGCCATCGTGAGCACCGCGAACCGTCTCATGCGGGGACGACCGGGGGCCCTCGAACTCACGGCCACGTCCGCGGCCGGTCCCGAGCCCACGACGACGGCATACGAGAGCGACCAGGCCGAGGCGAAGGGGGTGGCCGCGAGCATCGCAGCCCAGCTCGCGGCCGGGGTCGAGGCATCCGATATCGCCGTCCTGTTCCGCATCAATGCGCAGTCGCAGCTCCTGGAATCGGCACTTCAGGATGCCGGGGTGCCCTACCAGGTCCGCGGCGCGACGAGGTTCTTCGAGCAGCGGGAGGTCGTCGAGGCGATCATGCTGCTCCGCGGCGCGACGGTCGGCGCGGTCACTGGCCCGCTCGAGCGATCGGTGGGAGACGTGCTGAGTTCGATCGGGTGGTCGGCCGAGCCCCCCGAGACGGCCGGCGCGGTGCGCTCGAGGTGGGAATCGTTGGATGCCCTCATGCGACTCGCGCGGGAGGCTCCCGAGGGCACGTCCCTCCGCTCCTTCGTGGAGGATCTCGCCGAACGCCAGGCCGCGCAACACGAACCGACGCTCTCCGCCGTCACCCTCACCACGATCCACTCAGCGAAGGGTCTCGAGTGGGAGTCCGTCTACCTCGTGGGACTCGCGGAAGGGCTCCTGCCGCTGAGCCACGCCAAGGACGACGCGGCGATCGAGGAGGAGCGCCGCCTTCTCTATGTGGGTATCACGCGCGCCCGGCGGAGCCTTGCACTGTCGTGGGCGGGCGGCTCTGGGGGATCGCGAGCTGCCCGGAAGCCGAGTCGGTTCCTGTCAATTCTCGGCTGA
- a CDS encoding ATP-dependent DNA helicase — protein sequence MRTISANEISDALGRPRPTEQQRAVIESPLAPALVAAGAGSGKTETMAGRVLWLLANRLVRPSEIMGLTFTRKAAGELAERIRDRIADLAAAGMLGDEYDPFEAPTVATYNSYANSLYRDNAVVLGREADGAVLGEAAAWQLARNTVLRSTDTRLAGLGKNLDPMTRAVLTVARGLAENVADPEEVREYAARVARVRDLPSGGRGEYAEAIRIAENVGALDVLIDLAAEFEAAKTARGLVEYSDQVALALRIVALQPKVAEVERDRFRVVLLDEYQDTSVVQTRLLAELFGGHPVMAVGDPNQSIYGWRGASASNLDEFTRAFGAERRYDLSTSWRNGTRILEAANTIVEPFAGGRVRVEKLDPSPTASSLEIEVAFPESVALEAAAVADWLAPRMKSATPPSAAILFRTRKSQAFFIEALRDRDIPFHVLGIGGLLAEPEIADLVAALTVVHDPSAGLELLRLLAGSRWRIGVQDLFALNRLASWLRDRDYAQQKYDDELADALRTSVAPGEGGSIVDALDFIGTATPGHLALENFSDVGLERLRDAARLLTRLRSRARLDLPEFVAVVMQELQLDIEVAANDFRPLGAATFDAFFDAVSNYLALDDVATLGGFLSWLHEAELREDLSPRPEDPEPGTVQLLTIHGSKGLEWDVVAVPRLVDEELPGRPAEGGYQGWLSFGQLPWPFRGDAAELPVFEWEAAETRVAVRDAEKDFKARVREHLLQEERRLAYVAVTRARHGLMLTGSFWATQSKPRVPSVYLRELAEAGVIPAVPEATALEENPLGDDLERMLWPRDPLGNRRAPVEAAAALVRASEPEVIGPWARDIELLLAERRERLAGEQRLELPTRVPASRFKDFVDDPARVASALRRPMPERPFRATRLGTLFHSWVENRYGVGGDSEELDAASTELDFGTDDLIEDTEAALQRLRATFEASPWASRRPIEVEREIHLPFEGRIVICKIDAVYEVEGGRFEVVDWKTGKAPHDDKDLDEKQLQLALYRLAYAQWRGIEVSRIDAAFYYVADDLVIRPEHIDDEQALRERWRAVYG from the coding sequence GTGCGAACAATCAGCGCCAACGAGATCAGCGACGCCCTCGGCAGGCCCCGCCCCACCGAGCAGCAGCGCGCCGTGATCGAGTCGCCGCTCGCGCCCGCTCTCGTCGCCGCGGGGGCTGGCTCCGGCAAGACCGAGACGATGGCGGGTCGCGTGCTGTGGCTGCTGGCCAACCGTCTCGTGCGGCCGAGCGAGATCATGGGCCTGACCTTCACCCGCAAGGCCGCGGGCGAACTCGCCGAGCGCATCCGCGACCGCATCGCGGACCTCGCCGCGGCAGGGATGCTCGGCGACGAGTACGACCCGTTCGAGGCCCCCACGGTCGCCACCTACAACTCCTACGCGAACTCGCTGTACCGGGACAACGCGGTCGTGCTCGGTCGCGAGGCGGATGGTGCGGTGCTCGGCGAGGCTGCGGCGTGGCAGCTGGCCCGCAACACCGTCCTGCGCAGCACCGACACGAGGCTCGCAGGGCTCGGCAAGAACCTCGACCCCATGACGCGGGCGGTCCTGACGGTAGCGCGAGGCCTCGCGGAGAACGTGGCCGACCCGGAGGAGGTTCGTGAGTACGCGGCACGGGTGGCGCGCGTTCGCGATCTCCCCAGTGGCGGTCGCGGAGAGTACGCGGAGGCCATTCGCATCGCCGAGAACGTGGGAGCTCTCGACGTGCTCATCGACCTCGCTGCCGAGTTCGAGGCGGCCAAGACGGCGCGCGGTCTCGTGGAGTACTCCGACCAGGTCGCGCTCGCCCTCCGGATCGTTGCCCTGCAGCCCAAGGTTGCCGAGGTGGAGCGCGACCGGTTCCGGGTGGTGCTGCTGGACGAGTACCAGGACACCTCGGTCGTGCAGACCCGCCTCCTCGCGGAGCTCTTCGGCGGGCATCCCGTCATGGCGGTCGGTGACCCGAACCAGTCCATCTACGGGTGGCGCGGTGCGAGCGCCTCCAACCTCGACGAGTTCACGAGGGCCTTCGGGGCGGAGCGCCGGTACGACCTCTCGACCAGCTGGCGCAATGGCACGCGCATCCTCGAGGCGGCGAACACCATTGTCGAACCGTTCGCCGGGGGACGCGTTCGGGTCGAGAAACTCGATCCGAGTCCGACAGCGAGCAGCCTCGAGATCGAGGTCGCCTTCCCCGAGTCGGTCGCACTTGAGGCGGCGGCGGTCGCCGACTGGCTCGCCCCGCGGATGAAGTCTGCCACCCCGCCCTCCGCGGCGATCCTCTTCCGCACGCGCAAGTCGCAGGCCTTCTTCATCGAGGCGCTGCGGGACCGCGACATCCCCTTCCATGTCCTCGGCATCGGCGGGCTCTTGGCCGAGCCCGAGATCGCGGACCTGGTCGCGGCCCTCACGGTGGTTCATGACCCGTCGGCGGGGCTCGAGCTCCTGCGGCTGCTCGCGGGGTCGCGCTGGCGCATCGGCGTGCAGGACCTCTTCGCCCTCAACCGGCTCGCCTCGTGGCTGCGCGATCGCGACTACGCACAGCAGAAGTACGACGACGAGCTCGCGGATGCCCTCCGCACGTCCGTCGCGCCGGGGGAGGGCGGCTCGATCGTGGACGCGCTCGACTTCATCGGCACGGCGACGCCCGGGCACCTTGCTCTCGAGAACTTCAGTGACGTGGGGCTGGAACGACTGCGGGATGCCGCGAGGCTCCTCACCCGCCTTCGCTCCCGTGCACGACTCGACCTGCCAGAGTTCGTCGCCGTTGTGATGCAGGAGCTGCAGCTCGACATCGAGGTGGCCGCCAACGACTTCCGCCCGCTGGGAGCGGCCACTTTCGACGCGTTCTTCGACGCCGTGAGCAACTACTTGGCGCTCGATGATGTCGCGACGCTGGGCGGTTTCCTCTCGTGGCTGCACGAGGCCGAACTGCGCGAGGATCTCTCACCGCGCCCCGAGGACCCGGAGCCCGGCACGGTTCAATTGCTCACCATCCACGGCTCCAAGGGCCTCGAGTGGGACGTCGTCGCCGTGCCCCGCCTCGTTGACGAGGAGCTCCCGGGTCGGCCCGCGGAGGGCGGCTACCAGGGCTGGCTCTCGTTCGGGCAGCTGCCCTGGCCCTTCCGTGGGGACGCCGCCGAGCTGCCGGTCTTCGAGTGGGAGGCGGCGGAGACTCGGGTCGCCGTTCGCGACGCCGAGAAGGACTTCAAGGCGAGGGTTCGCGAGCACCTCCTCCAGGAGGAGCGCCGGCTGGCCTACGTTGCCGTCACCCGCGCACGGCACGGTCTCATGCTCACCGGCTCGTTCTGGGCGACACAGTCCAAGCCGAGAGTGCCGAGCGTGTACCTGCGCGAGCTCGCGGAGGCCGGCGTCATCCCCGCGGTTCCCGAGGCGACGGCGCTCGAGGAGAACCCGCTCGGCGACGACCTCGAACGGATGCTGTGGCCCCGGGATCCACTCGGCAACCGCCGCGCGCCCGTCGAAGCCGCCGCGGCGCTCGTTCGCGCGTCGGAGCCCGAGGTCATCGGTCCCTGGGCGCGCGACATCGAGCTGCTGCTCGCCGAGCGCCGGGAACGCCTTGCGGGGGAGCAACGCCTCGAGTTGCCGACGCGAGTGCCGGCATCTCGGTTCAAGGACTTCGTCGATGATCCTGCGCGCGTGGCATCCGCTCTCCGCCGCCCCATGCCCGAGCGACCCTTCAGGGCGACCCGTCTCGGCACGCTGTTCCACTCGTGGGTGGAGAACCGCTACGGCGTCGGGGGTGACTCTGAGGAGCTGGATGCCGCGAGCACCGAGCTCGACTTCGGCACCGACGACCTCATCGAGGACACCGAGGCTGCCCTCCAGCGGCTGCGTGCGACGTTCGAGGCGAGCCCGTGGGCCTCCCGCCGCCCCATCGAGGTGGAGCGCGAGATCCACCTGCCGTTCGAGGGTCGCATCGTGATCTGCAAGATCGATGCCGTGTACGAGGTCGAGGGCGGCCGCTTCGAGGTCGTCGACTGGAAGACCGGCAAGGCCCCGCACGACGACAAGGACCTCGACGAGAAGCAGTTGCAGCTCGCGCTCTACAGGCTGGCGTACGCGCAGTGGAGGGGGATCGAGGTCAGTCGGATCGACGCGGCGTTCTACTACGTCGCCGATGACCTCGTCATCCGGCCAGAGCACATCGACGACGAACAGGCGCTACGCGAGCGCTGGCGCGCGGTGTACGGCTAG
- a CDS encoding ATP-dependent DNA helicase, whose product MTVSGFSPASAPTPAVTWHELDASQRAVLALGDAASAAVLGAPGTGKTTTLIELVADRVLDRGWGADAVLALTPSRASATRLRDSIAVRLGVPTTGAMARSVNSLAFEIVRDAARAAGAAPPRLISGTEQDVELAALLEGHIEEGGGPEWPETLGPEVRRLRRFRTELRELMTRATEYDVSPEELARLGALHGHPEWTAAAELIREYSEVLSYRSETRFDQAELVSFAVAALERGDVGERVASLRLVAVDDLQEATESTLALLRALAMSGVAVVAFGDPDVAANAFRGGEPDALGRLASMISVPAETLVLSTSYRQGPALAALTRSVTARIGAAAAGRQRAASAAGVDAPVPVSRIEAPSAAREWAAAARVLREEHLNRGIPYSRMAVVVRSGAQIPAITRALALAEVPTRTTVGGTPLRDDHAARSLLLIVQVGTGHTPLTPELASDMLLGPFGGLDRLALRRLRLALRAEEVAGGGRRSADELVVDALEHPSRLVTIDHRVARAAERLAETLAKVAASDGSIEELLWLAWERSGMAKTWYDRALSAGIAAAEANRNLDGIVALFTSAKRFVELRPDATPATYLDDVLGAEVPEDTLSPQSIEESVLVATASATVGLEFDTVIVGGLQDGVWPNLRLRGSLLAPQELVNVLTGVDGSAVDERKQVLGDELRMFALAVSRARHRVVIAAVANDDEAPSVLLGRAHESPVLDATAPPLTLRAQVGRLRRRVTRGGADARAAASTLAALAVEGVPGAEPDSWHGILEPSTTGPLFEGEAVPLSPSAIQSLLESPLDWFLEKIAGSESGVIAGVGTIIHWAMETADDITVDSLWAAVEKRWGELLFEAPWLAERQRTIARGFTEALAQYLADFGREGKTLVGAESRFTVEVGPAVLSGSIDRVERTPDGKVVIVDLKTGTPETRAAAIAEHPQLGAYQLAYAEGLLDEALAPHGEHAPGGAKLLFVKQGLRDKLYREGVQAAFDEEALAEFRSRVEAAAALIAAAEFAGPLELPVFGKGDVSRLRLHRVRAVSSD is encoded by the coding sequence GTGACGGTCTCCGGTTTCTCGCCAGCTTCGGCGCCCACTCCGGCAGTCACATGGCATGAGCTGGACGCATCGCAGCGCGCGGTGCTGGCGCTGGGGGATGCCGCATCCGCCGCCGTTCTCGGTGCGCCGGGCACGGGCAAGACCACCACCCTCATCGAACTCGTGGCCGACCGCGTTCTCGATCGCGGCTGGGGCGCTGACGCGGTGCTCGCACTCACTCCCTCGCGAGCGTCGGCCACACGGTTGCGCGACTCGATCGCGGTGCGCCTTGGGGTGCCGACGACGGGCGCGATGGCCAGGAGCGTCAATTCTCTGGCGTTCGAGATCGTGCGCGACGCTGCGCGGGCCGCCGGCGCCGCGCCACCGCGTCTCATCAGCGGCACCGAGCAGGACGTGGAACTCGCCGCGCTTCTGGAAGGGCATATCGAGGAGGGCGGCGGCCCGGAGTGGCCCGAGACGCTCGGCCCCGAGGTGCGACGGCTCCGCCGGTTCCGCACCGAGCTGCGTGAACTCATGACGCGGGCAACGGAGTACGACGTCTCGCCCGAGGAGCTTGCCCGGCTCGGAGCCCTGCACGGCCACCCCGAGTGGACGGCCGCCGCCGAGCTCATCAGGGAGTACAGCGAGGTGCTCTCCTACCGTTCGGAGACCCGGTTCGACCAGGCCGAGCTCGTCAGCTTCGCGGTCGCAGCGCTCGAGCGCGGCGACGTGGGGGAGCGCGTGGCATCCCTGCGGCTCGTTGCCGTCGATGACCTGCAGGAGGCGACCGAGTCCACCCTCGCGCTGCTTCGCGCGCTCGCGATGAGCGGTGTCGCCGTCGTCGCCTTCGGTGATCCGGATGTCGCGGCCAACGCCTTCCGCGGTGGCGAGCCCGACGCCCTCGGCCGTCTGGCCTCCATGATCTCCGTCCCGGCGGAGACGCTCGTGCTCTCGACCAGCTACCGGCAGGGCCCCGCGCTCGCCGCACTCACCCGCTCGGTCACGGCGCGCATCGGTGCGGCGGCGGCGGGCCGCCAGCGCGCGGCCAGCGCGGCGGGTGTGGATGCGCCCGTCCCCGTGTCCCGCATTGAGGCACCGAGCGCCGCACGGGAGTGGGCTGCCGCCGCTCGTGTGCTGCGCGAGGAACACCTGAACCGTGGCATCCCGTACAGCCGGATGGCGGTCGTCGTGCGCAGCGGTGCCCAGATCCCGGCGATCACGCGCGCCCTCGCGCTCGCCGAGGTGCCCACGCGCACGACGGTCGGCGGCACCCCTCTCCGTGATGACCACGCGGCGCGCTCCCTCCTGCTCATCGTGCAGGTCGGCACGGGGCACACACCGCTCACGCCGGAACTCGCCTCGGACATGCTGCTCGGCCCCTTCGGCGGTCTCGACCGGCTGGCCCTGCGGCGGCTGCGTCTCGCGCTGCGGGCGGAGGAGGTCGCGGGCGGCGGGCGGCGCTCGGCAGACGAGCTGGTCGTCGATGCGCTTGAGCATCCCTCCCGGCTCGTGACGATCGACCACCGCGTCGCGCGCGCGGCCGAACGCCTCGCCGAGACGCTCGCGAAGGTCGCCGCGAGCGACGGCTCGATCGAGGAGCTGCTCTGGCTCGCCTGGGAGCGCAGCGGCATGGCCAAGACCTGGTACGACCGGGCGCTCTCCGCGGGTATCGCCGCCGCCGAAGCGAACCGCAACCTCGACGGGATCGTTGCCCTCTTCACCTCCGCGAAGCGCTTCGTGGAACTGCGACCGGATGCCACGCCGGCCACCTATCTCGACGATGTGCTCGGTGCTGAGGTGCCCGAGGACACCCTCTCGCCCCAGTCGATCGAGGAATCAGTGCTCGTCGCGACCGCCTCGGCCACCGTTGGACTCGAATTCGACACCGTCATCGTGGGCGGGCTGCAGGATGGCGTGTGGCCCAACCTGCGCCTCCGTGGGTCGCTGCTCGCGCCGCAGGAACTCGTGAACGTGCTCACGGGCGTCGACGGTTCGGCGGTGGACGAGCGCAAGCAGGTGCTCGGCGACGAACTCAGGATGTTCGCGCTCGCCGTCTCGCGAGCCAGGCACAGGGTGGTTATCGCGGCGGTCGCCAACGACGACGAGGCGCCGAGCGTGCTGCTCGGGCGAGCGCACGAGTCGCCCGTGCTGGATGCGACGGCTCCGCCCCTCACGCTGCGGGCGCAAGTGGGGCGGCTGCGGCGACGGGTGACCCGCGGGGGCGCGGATGCGCGAGCCGCGGCATCCACCCTCGCGGCGCTCGCGGTGGAGGGTGTTCCTGGAGCGGAGCCCGACTCGTGGCACGGGATCCTCGAGCCGAGCACAACCGGGCCGCTGTTCGAGGGGGAGGCGGTGCCGCTCTCGCCGTCGGCCATCCAGTCACTTCTCGAGAGCCCGCTCGACTGGTTCCTCGAGAAGATCGCGGGCTCCGAGTCGGGCGTCATCGCGGGCGTGGGCACGATCATCCACTGGGCCATGGAGACCGCGGACGACATCACTGTCGACTCGCTGTGGGCCGCGGTCGAGAAGCGCTGGGGGGAGCTGCTCTTCGAGGCGCCGTGGCTGGCCGAGCGCCAGCGCACGATCGCGCGTGGCTTCACCGAGGCGCTCGCACAGTACCTCGCCGACTTCGGGCGCGAGGGCAAGACGCTGGTCGGGGCCGAGAGTCGGTTCACGGTCGAGGTTGGCCCTGCGGTGCTGAGTGGATCCATCGACAGGGTTGAGCGCACACCGGACGGCAAGGTCGTGATCGTCGACCTCAAGACCGGAACACCGGAGACCCGCGCGGCGGCCATCGCTGAGCATCCGCAGCTCGGCGCTTACCAGCTTGCGTACGCGGAGGGGCTGCTCGACGAGGCCCTCGCACCCCACGGCGAACACGCGCCGGGTGGCGCCAAACTGCTGTTCGTCAAACAGGGGCTGCGCGACAAGCTGTACCGGGAGGGCGTGCAGGCGGCGTTCGATGAGGAGGCTCTGGCGGAGTTCCGTTCTCGCGTCGAGGCTGCAGCCGCCCTCATTGCTGCTGCGGAGTTCGCGGGACCGCTCGAGCTGCCCGTCTTCGGTAAGGGCGATGTCTCGCGCTTGCGCCTCCATCGGGTGAGGGCGGTCTCCAGTGACTGA